From the Corythoichthys intestinalis isolate RoL2023-P3 chromosome 13, ASM3026506v1, whole genome shotgun sequence genome, one window contains:
- the vbp1 gene encoding prefoldin subunit 3, protein MMAATIDSNSVQAAKKKHLGIPEAVFVEDVDSFMKLPGNEKADSALRKLDEQYQKYKYMEVNLLQKKLRLRNQIPQIKQTLEILRHMQKKKDTTEPMETHFMLADNVYCKASVPPTDKVCLWLGANVMLEYDIDDARALLEKNLGTAARNLETLEEDLDFLRDQFTTTEVNMARVYNWDVKRRSRENLLKSEDKS, encoded by the exons ATGATGGCGGCCACCATAGACAGCAATTCCGTGCAGGCGGCCAAGAAAAAGCACCTCGGTATCCCCGAAGCGGTCTTTGTG GAGGACGTGGACTCGTTCATGAAGCTGCCCGGCAATGAGAAAGCGGACTCGGCTCTGAGGAAGCTGGACGAGCAATACCAGAAGTACAAATACATGGAAGTCAACCTGTTGCAGAAGAAGCTCAG GTTGAGGAACCAGATCCCGCAGATTAAACAGACGCTGGAAATCCTGCGACACATGCAGAAGAAGAAA GATACCACAGAACCGATGGAGACGCACTTCATGTTGGCCGATAACGTTTACTGCAAGGCTTCAGTCCCGCCCACTGACAAAGTTTGTCTCTGGCTCGGC GCGAACGTCATGTTGGAGTACGACATCGACGACGCCCGGGCCCTGCTGGAAAAGAACCTGGGCACCGCCGCGCGGAACCTGGAGACGCTAGAGGAGGATCTGGATTTCTTACGAGACCAGTTCACCACCACCGAAGTCA ATATGGCACGGGTCTACAACTGGGACGTGAAGAGAAGGAGCAGAGAGAACCTCCTCAAATCAGAAGACAAGTCTTAA